One stretch of Rhizobium rhizoryzae DNA includes these proteins:
- a CDS encoding ATP-dependent metallopeptidase FtsH/Yme1/Tma family protein, with the protein MTAPQNTTMMETPPAAQHTNSADAILRRLATRAMGLTGADIERIVREARLKARRGKRAIRYQDIEEGIRGNRPPVPYNLRWRYAFHEAGHAVVHHALDLGPVRGLNIDTGEGGYNLVGFHAWATDTRDWYEHMLTMLMAGRAAEQLVLKRVSSGSGGSDDSDLARATRLAFNMERTLGFGPEHPLLYRPHRDPGAVFERDAELADRVHAKLEAALDRAGTILRRRRPTFHALAKALFEAQAMDEMAVLRILTDGDPPP; encoded by the coding sequence ATGACCGCTCCACAGAACACCACCATGATGGAAACGCCGCCCGCCGCGCAACACACCAATTCTGCTGATGCGATCCTCAGGCGTCTCGCCACCCGCGCCATGGGGCTGACGGGTGCGGATATCGAGCGCATCGTCCGCGAAGCACGGTTGAAGGCGCGCCGCGGCAAGCGGGCGATCCGCTATCAGGACATCGAAGAGGGCATCCGCGGCAACCGCCCGCCCGTGCCCTACAATCTGCGCTGGCGCTACGCTTTCCACGAGGCCGGACATGCCGTTGTCCATCATGCGCTCGATCTCGGACCTGTTCGCGGTCTCAACATCGATACCGGCGAGGGCGGTTACAATCTCGTCGGCTTCCACGCATGGGCGACCGATACCCGCGACTGGTACGAACACATGCTGACCATGCTGATGGCCGGGCGGGCTGCCGAGCAACTGGTGCTCAAACGTGTCTCAAGCGGTTCCGGTGGTTCCGACGACAGCGATCTGGCGCGGGCCACGCGGCTCGCCTTCAATATGGAACGCACTCTTGGCTTCGGACCTGAGCATCCGTTGCTCTATCGCCCGCATCGCGATCCGGGCGCTGTGTTCGAGCGTGATGCCGAACTGGCGGATCGGGTTCATGCCAAGCTGGAAGCGGCACTCGACCGGGCAGGGACGATCCTCAGGAGGCGCAGGCCGACCTTCCATGCCCTCGCCAAGGCTCTGTTCGAGGCTCAGGCGATGGATGAGATGGCGGTGCTGCGCATCCTGACGGACGGTGATCCACCGCCCTAA
- a CDS encoding AAA family ATPase — translation MDKLARLFIRRLRHLSLREARRMALRNGLIEAKIVDVDGLRTCRYSPAFDTTRLTGDPIRDDTWFRRNFGDWLVAPKETGNPTTGSGGDSVVTAGITHPPFAAQLVVLPRARRGAIAQDTVLGNGIDRRAYAVGLVDRAAAQPLVSHIVATLVLARAVRSSGRSLREIVYTLTRVTPVVTLHAPLAGFERQVLRLLEKTRLVPGGPFAIVDADHMFNDDHFDVVEGETRRRLMTFSGAGVHRVTGNALRRRMLSALSHDLSVLAVAEKRSDIPSLLQIAADLSLEMGKLDRSFVADLVEVLYPDVAIETLGLPSDSDARWLSLEDLVLAFRPGRHVRDVLHVLATLSERNRGDFEEEEDGGGGSDDKAPGSASSNTSAEKPKGSHEKPKPTDTDSNGRWKKDKPSGAEVIQPEPMPALGETGHKPPLTVETLSGYGRAKDWALDLEADLDDYLASNLAWSEMSTKLLLSGPPGTGKTTFARALCNSLQVPLIVTSVSTWLQGGHLNDVIDKMSKTFVEARAMAPAILFIDEIDGIGKRQPAEREHADYWNTIVNKSLELLDGAIKNEGLIIVGATNRPDHIDEAIKRSGRLETHIEIPRPDIPTLAEILAHHLGDDVTSLIREPVPETHKEAEDGFSLKGIVADYLEHEAEEERKGASR, via the coding sequence ATGGATAAGCTCGCCCGTCTGTTTATCCGCCGTCTTCGGCATCTTAGCCTTCGCGAGGCACGCCGAATGGCACTGCGCAATGGTCTGATCGAGGCCAAGATCGTCGATGTCGATGGTCTTCGCACCTGCCGCTACAGTCCCGCTTTCGACACGACACGACTGACCGGCGACCCGATCCGTGATGATACCTGGTTCCGGCGCAATTTTGGTGACTGGCTTGTCGCACCGAAGGAAACCGGCAATCCGACAACCGGCTCTGGTGGCGATAGTGTTGTGACCGCCGGGATCACTCATCCGCCGTTCGCCGCGCAACTCGTGGTCCTGCCTCGGGCGCGTCGCGGCGCAATCGCGCAAGATACGGTGCTGGGCAACGGAATCGATCGGCGCGCTTACGCCGTCGGTCTGGTGGATCGCGCAGCCGCTCAGCCACTGGTCAGTCACATCGTTGCAACCCTGGTTCTGGCGCGTGCGGTGCGCAGCAGCGGACGGTCGCTTCGGGAGATCGTCTATACGCTGACCCGCGTGACACCGGTCGTCACCCTTCATGCGCCACTTGCAGGCTTCGAGCGGCAAGTGCTGCGGCTCCTGGAGAAAACCCGGCTTGTCCCGGGCGGCCCGTTTGCGATCGTCGATGCGGACCACATGTTCAACGATGATCATTTTGACGTCGTCGAAGGCGAGACGCGCAGGCGCTTGATGACCTTCTCGGGTGCCGGCGTGCATCGTGTCACGGGCAATGCCCTGCGTCGGCGGATGCTCAGTGCGCTGTCCCACGACTTGTCAGTGCTCGCCGTCGCGGAGAAACGCTCGGACATTCCCTCGCTGTTGCAGATCGCCGCCGACCTGTCGCTGGAGATGGGAAAGCTCGATCGCAGCTTCGTCGCCGATCTGGTCGAAGTGCTATATCCGGACGTGGCAATCGAGACGCTGGGCCTGCCGTCGGATTCCGATGCGCGCTGGCTGTCGCTGGAGGATCTGGTCCTTGCCTTCCGTCCGGGGCGGCACGTTCGCGACGTCCTGCATGTCCTTGCCACGCTCAGTGAGCGCAATCGCGGTGACTTCGAGGAAGAGGAGGACGGTGGTGGCGGGAGTGACGACAAGGCACCCGGATCGGCATCGTCGAACACATCCGCCGAGAAGCCCAAAGGCTCACACGAAAAGCCGAAACCGACCGACACTGATAGCAACGGTCGCTGGAAAAAGGACAAGCCGTCCGGGGCCGAAGTGATCCAGCCGGAGCCAATGCCGGCGCTGGGCGAGACCGGCCACAAACCGCCATTGACCGTGGAAACGCTATCCGGATATGGCAGAGCGAAAGACTGGGCGCTCGATCTCGAGGCAGATCTGGACGATTATCTGGCGAGTAACCTCGCTTGGTCGGAGATGAGCACCAAGCTCCTTCTGTCTGGCCCGCCCGGAACCGGTAAGACCACCTTTGCCCGCGCGCTGTGCAACAGCCTGCAGGTCCCACTGATCGTCACCTCGGTGTCGACCTGGCTGCAGGGTGGTCATTTGAATGACGTGATCGACAAGATGAGCAAAACCTTTGTCGAGGCGCGAGCCATGGCACCGGCGATTTTGTTTATCGACGAGATCGACGGCATCGGCAAACGGCAGCCCGCCGAGCGTGAACATGCTGATTACTGGAATACCATCGTCAACAAGTCGCTGGAACTGCTCGATGGCGCGATCAAGAACGAAGGACTGATCATTGTTGGTGCCACAAACCGGCCCGATCATATCGACGAGGCCATCAAGCGCTCCGGACGGCTGGAGACTCATATCGAAATCCCAAGGCCCGATATCCCGACGCTGGCGGAAATCCTTGCCCATCATCTCGGCGACGATGTGACATCGCTGATCCGGGAGCCAGTCCCAGAAACCCATAAAGAAGCCGAGGACGGATTCTCGCTGAAGGGGATCGTTGCCGACTATCTGGAGCACGAAGCCGAAGAAGAACGGAAGGGAGCAAGCCGATGA
- a CDS encoding HNH endonuclease translates to MAKAILTTKVDPTYDDLPEQRYHFPRTYLRQVEAARGDWIIYYEPRRPSGDLMKTGGKQAYFATARINDIIEDPSKPDHFYALIDDFLHFDHPVPFKENDHYYESGLRKEDGSTNKGAFGRAVRNIPDEKYDLILAAGFAHVLGRRDRERPTPDPAEEARIGFGDNPQMPYEIDSVDRRIVAQIVQRPFRDRAFSAAIKAAYHDTCAVTGLKLINGGGRSEVQAAHIRPVADRGPDSVRNGLALSGTVHWMFDRGLISVDDDYSLLIASGGVPDTITRLINPERRLLVPSRPDERPHSQFLQYHRRQVFKG, encoded by the coding sequence ATGGCTAAGGCCATACTCACCACCAAGGTCGATCCGACCTACGACGATCTCCCGGAACAGCGGTACCATTTCCCGCGCACCTATCTTCGGCAGGTGGAGGCCGCGCGGGGAGACTGGATCATCTACTATGAGCCACGGCGGCCAAGCGGCGACCTGATGAAGACGGGTGGCAAGCAGGCTTATTTCGCGACAGCCCGGATCAACGACATCATCGAGGATCCATCGAAACCCGACCACTTCTATGCGCTGATTGATGACTTTCTGCACTTCGATCATCCAGTGCCGTTCAAGGAAAACGACCACTATTATGAGAGCGGCCTACGCAAGGAAGACGGCTCAACGAACAAGGGGGCCTTTGGGCGCGCCGTGCGCAACATCCCGGATGAGAAATACGATCTGATCCTCGCTGCTGGCTTCGCGCATGTGCTCGGGCGACGGGATCGGGAACGTCCGACGCCCGATCCGGCCGAGGAAGCGCGCATCGGCTTTGGTGACAATCCGCAGATGCCATACGAGATCGACAGCGTCGACCGCCGGATCGTCGCTCAGATAGTGCAGCGTCCTTTCCGGGACAGGGCGTTTTCCGCGGCGATCAAGGCGGCCTATCACGACACCTGCGCCGTCACGGGCCTGAAGCTGATCAATGGCGGCGGCCGTTCCGAGGTTCAGGCCGCACACATCCGCCCAGTGGCCGACAGGGGGCCAGACAGCGTACGAAACGGCCTCGCACTCTCCGGCACCGTGCACTGGATGTTCGACCGCGGCCTGATCTCGGTCGATGACGATTACAGCCTGCTGATCGCCAGTGGCGGCGTGCCAGATACCATCACGCGGCTGATCAATCCCGAACGGCGCCTGCTTGTGCCCTCACGCCCGGACGAGCGGCCACATTCGCAGTTTCTGCAATATCACCGCAGACAAGTGTTCAAGGGGTGA
- a CDS encoding restriction endonuclease — protein sequence MTIPDYQTLMLPVLRLAAAGETRVADVAERIADDLGLTQEERDEMLPSGRQRVLHNRIHWAKFYMGKAGLIVSPARGRFTASDKGRALLATAPARVDVAMLMQEQEFREFYRNEGAAADEGGVPVEPVQDTSARTTPEEQIDAAYASIQAALRDELLQRILSNSPAFFEQLIVDLLVAMGYGGSHKDAAAQIGRSGDGGVDGIISEDRLGLDRIYLQAKRYAPGNPVGRPDVNGFVGSLVGFGATKGVFVTTSSFSQPARDYVRHLAQRVVLIDGRELADLMIEHGVGVRSYRTVEFKRLDEDFFGEE from the coding sequence ATGACCATTCCCGATTACCAGACCCTTATGCTCCCAGTCTTGCGTCTCGCGGCGGCTGGTGAAACGCGCGTCGCCGACGTGGCGGAACGCATTGCTGACGATCTTGGCCTCACTCAGGAAGAGCGTGACGAGATGCTGCCGAGCGGACGTCAACGCGTGCTGCACAACCGCATTCACTGGGCTAAATTCTACATGGGCAAAGCAGGGCTGATCGTCTCGCCCGCTCGCGGCAGGTTTACGGCCAGCGACAAGGGGCGGGCGCTTCTGGCGACGGCTCCTGCGAGGGTCGACGTAGCCATGCTCATGCAGGAGCAGGAGTTTCGTGAATTTTATAGAAACGAAGGCGCGGCAGCAGACGAGGGTGGTGTTCCTGTTGAACCAGTCCAAGACACCTCTGCCCGAACGACGCCGGAAGAGCAGATCGATGCGGCTTATGCGTCCATACAGGCAGCCTTGCGCGACGAATTGCTTCAGCGCATCCTCTCCAACAGTCCCGCCTTCTTCGAACAGCTTATCGTCGATCTCCTGGTCGCCATGGGCTATGGCGGCAGCCACAAGGATGCAGCTGCACAGATTGGCCGTTCCGGCGACGGCGGCGTCGATGGCATTATCAGTGAGGATCGGCTTGGTCTCGACCGCATCTATCTTCAGGCCAAGCGCTATGCGCCCGGCAATCCCGTCGGTCGACCGGATGTCAATGGCTTCGTGGGCAGCCTCGTTGGCTTCGGGGCTACGAAAGGTGTCTTTGTCACCACATCCAGTTTCAGCCAGCCTGCGCGGGACTATGTAAGGCATCTGGCCCAACGAGTCGTGCTCATCGATGGACGAGAACTGGCCGATCTGATGATTGAACACGGCGTCGGCGTCCGCAGCTACCGAACGGTTGAGTTCAAGCGGCTGGACGAGGATTTTTTCGGTGAGGAGTGA
- a CDS encoding restriction endonuclease subunit S, with product MIELPRGWVESSVDEVGEISSGFGFPDRFQGNVTGELPFAKVRDISQAYQRNGGILSGAGNYVSRSDLTALKARTVPAGSVAFAKIGEALKLNRRVLLDVEAVLDNNCMAVTPHQGLVEPKFLYRFLTTLDFAPFSVATTVPSIRKGDVGSIRLPLPPLAEQKRIVAKLDALNAKSTRARTELARIETLVSRYKQAVLSKAFSGELTAAQFAHPDGDRSAGHPAHWKQMQLGEIADIKSGITLGKKRKPDEKLLELPYLRVANVQRGWLNLREIKTIEVTSKEADALFLCEGDVLMNEGGDRDKLGRGWVWDGQIPDCIHQNHVFRVRLASGTVPPRFLSYYANEFGQKHFFDEGKQTTNLASISKSKLSAMTVPVPPFEEAIEIVRRIESAFAKIDRLAKEAKRALELVGRLDEAILAKAFRGELVPQDENDEPAEHLLARIRAEREAAPKGKRKRG from the coding sequence ATGATCGAGTTGCCGAGGGGATGGGTTGAAAGTTCTGTTGATGAGGTCGGCGAAATATCATCAGGTTTCGGTTTTCCAGACCGTTTCCAAGGAAATGTCACAGGTGAATTGCCGTTTGCCAAAGTTCGAGATATTTCCCAAGCATATCAACGGAATGGAGGCATCCTTAGCGGTGCTGGCAACTACGTAAGTCGTTCTGATCTCACTGCCCTGAAGGCGAGAACTGTCCCTGCAGGCTCGGTCGCGTTCGCAAAAATCGGTGAAGCGCTAAAGCTCAATCGCCGCGTCCTGCTGGATGTCGAGGCAGTGCTAGACAACAATTGCATGGCTGTGACGCCACACCAGGGGCTAGTTGAGCCGAAGTTCTTATATCGGTTTCTAACGACGCTCGATTTCGCCCCCTTTTCAGTCGCAACCACTGTTCCTTCCATCAGGAAAGGGGACGTAGGCAGCATTCGTCTGCCCCTCCCACCCTTGGCCGAGCAAAAGCGTATCGTGGCCAAGCTGGATGCGCTGAACGCGAAATCCACCCGCGCCCGCACCGAACTCGCCCGCATCGAAACCCTCGTCTCCCGCTACAAGCAGGCCGTGCTCAGCAAGGCGTTCAGCGGGGAGTTGACCGCGGCCCAGTTTGCTCACCCTGATGGCGACAGAAGTGCTGGCCATCCCGCGCATTGGAAACAAATGCAGCTTGGCGAAATAGCCGACATCAAGTCTGGGATCACGCTAGGAAAGAAGCGCAAGCCTGACGAGAAGTTGTTGGAGTTGCCATATTTGCGCGTTGCGAATGTGCAGCGGGGCTGGCTCAATCTCCGGGAAATCAAGACGATCGAGGTAACCTCCAAAGAGGCCGACGCTCTATTCCTCTGTGAGGGCGACGTTCTCATGAATGAAGGCGGTGATCGTGACAAGCTCGGGCGGGGCTGGGTTTGGGACGGCCAAATTCCTGACTGCATCCACCAGAACCATGTGTTTCGCGTGAGGTTGGCGTCTGGCACGGTTCCTCCGCGCTTCCTGTCCTATTACGCCAACGAATTCGGGCAAAAGCACTTTTTCGACGAGGGGAAGCAGACGACGAACCTCGCATCGATTAGCAAGTCGAAGCTCTCCGCGATGACCGTGCCGGTTCCGCCCTTTGAGGAGGCAATAGAAATCGTCCGCCGCATCGAATCCGCCTTCGCCAAGATCGACCGGCTGGCGAAAGAGGCAAAGCGCGCGCTGGAACTGGTGGGCCGGCTGGACGAGGCGATCCTGGCCAAAGCCTTCCGCGGCGAACTGGTCCCCCAGGACGAAAATGATGAACCCGCCGAACACCTGCTCGCCCGCATCCGCGCCGAGCGCGAGGCGGCACCGAAGGGGAAACGTAAAAGGGGGTAA
- a CDS encoding class I SAM-dependent DNA methyltransferase gives MNANAIVQKLWRLCTVLRKDGITYQQYVTELTYLLFLKMMAERNRETGSLPKGMRWADLVAANGLAKLEHYRKVLVTLGAASTKLGQDDALVLPPIAGASPEERKRYADARPLPDMVQKIFDNASTFLREPQNLTTLVTAIDELDWFSEERDQFGDLYEGLLQKNAEETKRGAGQYFTPRVLIELLVRLMQPKPGEVIQDPAAGTGGFLIAADRYMKARTDDYLELGEKEQEFQKRRAIHGMENVPGTLRLLLMNLYLHDIDGDHVDLGDTLSDKGKTLGRANLILTNPPFGPAGGAPTRDDLSVTANVSSYQLPFVEHCIRALQPGGRAAIVVPDNVLFEDGRGRELRRMMMDWCELHTILRLPTGIFYAQGVKTNVIFLTRGKTESANTKSVWIYDLRAQMPKFGKTTPLTEAHFEEFEQAFGTSPYGKERGPDEGEAGRWREFKREAIAARGDNLDIAWLREAEEEAEEGLIEPDDIAAAILGHLQAATLEIEALMAELGDELPEAAE, from the coding sequence ATGAATGCCAATGCCATCGTCCAGAAACTCTGGCGCCTCTGCACGGTCCTGCGCAAGGACGGCATCACCTATCAGCAATATGTCACCGAGCTGACCTATCTGCTGTTTCTGAAGATGATGGCCGAGCGCAACCGCGAGACGGGCAGCCTGCCCAAGGGCATGCGCTGGGCGGATCTGGTCGCGGCGAACGGACTGGCGAAGCTCGAACATTACCGCAAGGTTCTCGTCACCCTCGGCGCCGCCAGCACGAAGCTCGGGCAGGACGACGCTCTCGTGCTGCCCCCCATCGCAGGCGCGAGCCCGGAAGAGCGCAAGCGGTATGCCGATGCCCGTCCGCTGCCCGACATGGTGCAAAAAATCTTCGACAACGCCTCCACCTTCCTGCGCGAGCCGCAGAACCTGACGACACTGGTCACCGCCATCGATGAGCTCGACTGGTTCTCCGAGGAGCGCGACCAGTTCGGCGATCTCTATGAAGGCCTGCTGCAGAAGAACGCGGAAGAAACCAAGCGCGGTGCCGGCCAATATTTTACCCCCCGCGTGCTGATCGAGCTTCTGGTCCGCCTCATGCAGCCAAAGCCCGGCGAAGTCATTCAGGATCCCGCCGCCGGTACCGGCGGCTTCCTGATTGCCGCCGATCGCTACATGAAGGCGCGCACCGATGACTATCTGGAACTCGGCGAGAAGGAGCAGGAGTTCCAGAAGCGCCGCGCCATCCACGGCATGGAAAACGTGCCGGGCACGCTGCGTCTGCTTTTGATGAACCTCTATCTGCACGATATCGATGGCGACCATGTCGATCTCGGCGATACGCTCTCCGACAAGGGCAAGACCCTTGGCCGCGCCAATCTCATCCTCACCAACCCACCCTTTGGCCCGGCAGGCGGCGCGCCGACCCGCGATGACCTCTCGGTCACGGCAAATGTCTCCTCCTACCAGCTTCCCTTTGTCGAACACTGCATCCGCGCGCTGCAGCCCGGTGGTCGCGCGGCGATCGTCGTGCCTGACAATGTTCTCTTCGAAGACGGGCGTGGGCGCGAACTGCGCCGGATGATGATGGACTGGTGCGAGTTGCACACCATCCTGCGCCTGCCGACCGGCATCTTCTATGCGCAAGGGGTGAAGACCAACGTCATCTTCCTGACGAGGGGCAAGACCGAGAGCGCCAACACGAAATCCGTCTGGATCTATGACCTGCGCGCCCAGATGCCGAAATTCGGCAAGACCACGCCGCTGACGGAAGCCCATTTCGAAGAGTTTGAACAGGCCTTTGGAACAAGCCCCTACGGCAAGGAGCGCGGCCCGGATGAAGGCGAAGCTGGCCGCTGGCGAGAGTTTAAACGCGAGGCCATCGCCGCTCGTGGCGACAATCTCGATATCGCCTGGCTGCGCGAGGCAGAAGAAGAGGCGGAAGAAGGCCTCATCGAACCCGACGACATCGCCGCCGCCATCCTCGGCCATCTGCAGGCAGCAACGCTGGAGATCGAGGCACTGATGGCGGAGCTGGGCGATGAGCTGCCGGAGGCGGCGGAATGA